A genome region from Euphorbia lathyris chromosome 4, ddEupLath1.1, whole genome shotgun sequence includes the following:
- the LOC136226780 gene encoding pathogenesis-related protein 1-like, whose amino-acid sequence MLSKISIAVIVLISLALTKPLNAQDAPQDYINAHNAARAEVGVGPMTWDNNVAAYARNYAEQRRGDCNLVHSGGPYGENIAWGSAELFGTDAVKMWVDEKAFYNYDSNTCAAGEQCGHYTQVVWRNSVRLGCAKVRCNTGGTFITCNYDPPGNFVGQKPY is encoded by the coding sequence atgttGAGCAAGATTTCAATAGCTGTAATTGTTCTAATTAGCCTAGCCCTAACCAAACCCCTGAATGCCCAAGATGCACCACAAGACTACATCAATGCTCACAACGCAGCTCGAGCAGAAGTAGGCGTCGGACCTATGACTTGGGACAACAATGTGGCAGCCTATGCCCGAAACTATGCTGAACAGCGTAGGGGTGATTGTAACCTTGTGCATTCCGGCGGCCCTTATGGTGAGAATATTGCTTGGGGCAGCGCTGAACTCTTCGGCACTGATGCAGTGAAGATGTGGGTTGATGAGAAAGCTTTTTATAATTATGATTCTAATACTTGTGCTGCCGGGGAACAATGTGGGCATTACACGCAAGTGGTTTGGCGTAACTCGGTTCGTTTAGGATGTGCGAAGGTTAGATGCAACACTGGAGGAACTTTCATTACTTGCAACTATGATCCTCCCGGTAATTTCGTTGGCCAGAAACCTTATTAA
- the LOC136226670 gene encoding pathogenesis-related protein 1-like: MLSKISIAVIVLISLALTKPLNAQDAPQDYINAHNAARAAVGVGPMTWDENVAAYARNYAEQRRGDCNLVHSGGPYGENIAWGSSELFGTDAVKMWVDEKAFYNYDSNTCAAGEQCGHYTQVVWRNSVRLGCAKVRCNTGGTFITCNYDPPGNFVGQKPY; encoded by the coding sequence atgttGAGCAAGATTTCAATAGCTGTAATTGTTCTAATTAGCCTAGCCCTAACCAAACCCCTGAATGCCCAAGATGCACCACAAGACTACATCAATGCTCACAACGCAGCTCGAGCAGCAGTAGGTGTCGGCCCTATGACTTGGGACGAGAATGTGGCAGCCTATGCCCGAAACTATGCTGAACAACGTAGGGGTGATTGTAACCTTGTGCATTCCGGCGGCCCTTATGGTGAGAATATTGCTTGGGGCAGCTCTGAACTCTTCGGCACTGATGCAGTAAAGATGTGGGTTGATGAGAAAGCTTTTTACAATTATGATTCTAATACTTGTGCTGCTGGGGAACAATGTGGGCATTACACGCAAGTGGTTTGGCGTAACTCTGTTCGTTTAGGATGTGCCAAGGTTAGATGCAACACTGGAGGAACTTTCATTACTTGCAACTATGATCCTCCCGGTAATTTCGTTGGCCAGAAACCTTATTAA